tgctgcttctttATGTAGTACGATTTGGCTCCATGAAGGAGGCACTGGTCATCCCCAAAGGTAGGGATAAAGGGATTTTGGTTCACCTTGTCAGGGTAGAGGGATTGAGACAAGGAATACGCCCCTCCAccacctcctccacctcccATCATCTCCCTCTCCCTATCcctgctgtctctctccccCACTGATCGACGATGCAGGCCTCCCTCACCCCCTCGGAACagcccaaagggggagcccccCTTTGCCCTCTCCCCACCAAAGAAGAGTGGATCTCTGTCATGGTCTCTTTCCGATCCTCCGTGTCGTTCAAACATGTGGGCATATGGACTCCCGCCCTCCGCGAAGCGATCTTTGTCTTTCAGGCTCACACTCCTGGGTGGGGGCATCATCCCCCCCGCGCCTCCAGCTCCCATACCCCCCATGCCCACTCCCCCCATGACCCCAACTCCGCCAGCCTCCTCTTTCTGCAGGTCTACAAAGGTGTCATATGAGTGTTGCCGTCGCAAAGCCTTGCCACCCAGCCCAGATTTCCTCCGCTGGGCCTGGGTCTGTGACTGtacccccccagctccaacgcCTCCCATTCCTCCACCAAGTTGTTCCAAAAGGTGGTTGTTGTCCTCACTGATGTCATACAAGTTGCTTGTCTTCTTGCAGGCTTCACACCGCATGCAGGTGGCTGAACTGGGACGACTGTTACCACCCACTACTCCGCCCACTGAGGTTCCGCAGCTGCCTACTCCAGGTCCTCCTGAATACACTCCGCCCCCACTTACTCCACTGCCATGCAGGGACATCTGCTTGACGCCTGCACCTGCACGGCAGTTTCGGCACTCCCAATCCCCCCCAGCCAGTCCTCCGCTGGTGACCCCTGGGACAGTCTGTGGACCAGAGGCACCTGCGTTCACTCCGCCCACCACGCCACTCTTACAGTCTGGCTTCTTGCCTTTGCCTTTCATGAAGTCGTCCACCGGCACCAGACTGGTACAGTTACCCCCCGCTCCGGCcacaccaccagcaccacacCCACCTGCTCCACTCACCAGgcctcctccaccacctccagGACCATCAGTCAAATCCACATGCTCCCATTGAGGCACCCCTTCCTTTGGCCGAAATTGGTCCAAGTAGAAGTCCCTTAAGCCCTCTTTGTCACGGAACATATATGAAGAGCAGTTACCACCAGTACCTCCTGTCCCTCTTTGGGACTTCCGGTCCAATGGAAACAGGGGTGGGGAGGCCGAGCGGTGGGCTTGGGACCCATGGTAGTGGTGGTGTGCAGAGTGGTGGGGCCGCCTCCTGTACCCAAGCTCGATCTCATCCAGCTCCCGTCTCGATTTAGCCGAGGCAGGCCTCTTTTTCAGGCTGTCCCGATACTGTTTGCGCTTCTTGGCATTCCCTTCCAGGTTGCCGTAGGTGACCGTGTGTGTGGAAATATCTGACACGTCTGACCGAATGTTCCCATCATCTCCGCCCCCACCGAATCCTCCCCCACAGTACCGGTCCTGTCCCGCAATAAACCCAGAGCTGGAGGCTGCACCTTTGAAAGAGAATTTCCCGTAAAGGTCCGCTAATCCTTGCTTAAACCCTTGACCAGAGGACGGGGTCTGGCCAGCAATCAGGTCAAACTTATTATTGTTTCTGTGTGTCAGAGAGGGTCGAGGTTGAGTGGTGAAAATTggggccaccccacccccgaGACTATCACAGTCAAACATGCCACCCTCCAATGAACTTGCACTCCCAAGACTATGTGGTCTATTGGGTGGGGGCCCGGACATGCCCAAGGCTAGCCCGGACCCCGAACCCGGGTAGTGGTGCAGATAGTGGTCTTGGTACAGGTTGCTGTCCTTCAACTGCAGGTTCCCAAACGTCCTCTCCACCTCGCTGATGTAGTCGCTAAACATGTTGTCCTCAGCCAGGTAGGGCGGCTTGCAGTCTGAGTGGCCAGCCAGGCTGCGCCGATGCTCTGAGATGTCGTAGACAGATGATTCGCGCCGGATGAAGTCCAACGCACTGTGTGGTGAGCCGTTGACCCCCGAGAGCGAGGCCATGTTCTTGGCCGTTCGCAGCAGCCGCATGATGTTGGAATGCGTGTTGTTCATGGTAGCTGAAGGTGAATTCATGGGAGACTTGGTCTCCTCGATCTGGACACCATGGATGCAGCTGTAGATTTCCTGTAGGTGGGGATGCACGGAGGGGTCAGGAGAAGGTCTAGGGAAATGTATGTATTCCCAACCGATGACACGATGATGATGATTggaatatataaagtatatccAAAAGATATGTGAGTAATGCATACTTGGCAAAgaaagagactggggaggggaaCATGAGAGACTGGTGGGACTTGCCTGGAACTTAATCAACATGATTAAGATACATGAGAACAATGGGGGCTTTAATACCGAGCCATCAAGCCCATGTCACGGTACAAAACCGGAGTGGAGAAGACGACACAAAGAGATTGTCAGAGTAAATGACGGGAGGACATTCGCTTTCAACGGCGGACGATAAAGCGCAAGACGTAAATCAACGGTGCATGACAGACAGATGTATAAAAGAAATGCTCTGTTCTTCAGAAGACGATACCAGGCAAACAAAATAAAGGTGAAAGTTGACTTGCGGggatgctgggggggtggggtgggggaaggTGGTGGATATTACCATTCAATACACAGTCCTGGCAAGCAAATTTGTCCTTCTTCACTCATCCTCCCGACACCTAGGAATGGCAGAGTATCTGTCCCcccatattttttattgtgcGTCTTCCATGTTTATATCCAAGGCCTTCTTTGACTGCTAGTCTGCATGctcccccctaccccccagCTGTCTTTCCACTTTAGGCTGTTCAGCTGCACTGATCTCTGGCCTGCTTATAAATATAACATTGTTTTCCCCGGGATGTTATTGTCTAATATTTTGCCGAGCTGCCTTTGCTGCGCTACCCTTCCACTGCTCCGGCTTCTCTCTGCGGACGCTTTGATTCAGGGGAGGTATTAATGTGCCGTTTCAGCCCTTCCTCCGGCAACGGGCGACGCCatcgagagagagggagagagactcGGCCAGAGTCTCGCAGAATTAACTCCCCGGGGGACGGGTCCAGGTGTACGAGGAGGCCAAAGAGGCGTAAGGTGTGGAAGAAGAAGCGGCACGCAGTAGGTGGGCCCTGCTACAGACATCTGTTGAGCTGTTACATGATGTCACAATGATTCATCGTACAAGATGCACATTCCCATGCATGTAAATCACAGTGGCCCCGGCGGAAGTCGCCTGGTGGTGCAGAGCGTTGAGAGTCGTGTTCAAAATGTCAACAGAATCGGCACCGCAGCGTCTGCTCCAAGAAGATGCTTGGACTATGAGGGAGTGCTTAGGGAAAGAGAAACCAACCGAGTGTGACCGATTTCCGTCGCCGTTTCTGCAAGTATTCCTGTCCCTAAGTGCGACGCTGGGTTTGGCCAAGTGTGGTGCAAATATTTACTATGACTAGAAGCATACTTTGGTGCGAGCACTTATGTAAACACCTCATTAAAGCGGGGTTATTCATTGCCCAGAAAGAGCGGGAATGAAACCGAGATCTGACAATCTGCTAAGCCCACACACCGAGTTGAATCCTGCCACGTCTAACCTCTGACGTCATCTTTGGAGGCAAAGGCAAACTACTTAAAGTACAATGACAACCACACTCAGGCAGCTGTATACTCTTATTCAAGGTCGGGTTAATTTTAACTTGATGAAAGAGAAGAAACTTAATAATAAACCAGAAATTTCCCGTAAAGATGGTGACAAGGAGAGCCATCTGTTTTGGGAAAGGAAATCTGAAAGTAACACAGGCACCCTGGAGGTACGCCTATATAAGTCATGCTGATGGAGTAGGCTTTTTCTTCCTTCATTCTTAGAACAAAGAAAAACAGGCAGCGAATTAGCCACCCTGGAGGTCCTCCTCACATGTTGATTAAGTCAGCGGGATGTGAGGCTCTTTCTTCCCCATTTCTTAGATTACAGGGAAACAGGCAGTAAAACAGCCACCCCAGGGTCCTGCTCCTACTCACCCTGCTAATGGAGTATGTGATGCCGGGCTTGCCGGAGCAGACACCCATGAAGCAGAAGCGCAGCTGCCAAAAGAAGAGGTGCTCGCAGATGAAGGTGATGAGTGAGAGCGCCATGGCCGCCCCCAGCATGTAGAAAACCCCTGCCATGTTGTCGATGTCCAGCTGGCTGCTCATCACTTCGTTCTTTTCGTGGTGGCAGATGCCAGTCAGCCAAAGCGCCTCCAGTTCCTCCATTTCACCTTGGTGGAGGGAGGACAAAGGCAGaatagatggggggggggggtaagggagATGCAGattattgttaattattgagGGAGCCTCACTCAAGAGGCTCACTCACCCTCAAGGTTGAGAGGAAGAAAATCATGGGAAGTTAAATAAAGAACACAGATGATGGAGAAGATGGGGATTAAGTTTATTCGAAACACCTGTTACAGTGATCTGATAAAAGACAATTAACTCTTGACATCTCACTAACATTTTTGTATATGTTTAGTCAAGGCAGGCGAGAGAGTTAACCAGTCTGTGTTGCAGGGGCTTTAGTGATACCAACCTCCCATGTCCCTTACTGACTGCCCCTTTCCCCACTCCCAAAACACCTACATCTTGCCTGCCCATGTCCCGTTCGTTCTTGAGGCGTGCGCGCATGCGCAGCAGTGTCACAAAAGTAGGCCGCGGCGAGAGTGTGCACGTCCGGGTGTGTCGAAGTGACTTTGAAATTCTGGGAGGACTGAGGATCACTTACGGCGAAGGGCTGAGACACTTTGCACTGGCCCACATTCGCCGGGGAAGGTgaaggcacgcacgcacacaaagaCCACACACATCTTCAGaaacaacacacacatatatacagtacataatgaGGGCTGGGATCAAACCAAACTATGACCCAAATATAGACAGCCGTACGTTGTACATAGTGGGTTTAAACTCTGAACTGACCCACATTTGCATACAAACAAAATGCACAGTCTAGAGGCACCAGCAGCTACAGTGTCCTGGTTTGGATTGTCAGCGCACAAGGACCTAGGACAGACCTGAACTCATCATATTAATACGAGGCACCCCAAATTAACCACAACTGCCCTTCCCTCTTGCTGCTTAAAATACGTTAGAAAACAAACGAGACTACACACTGGCTCGGGCCATCCCGGTGGAGCggcctgcctgctgctgcctgtaTTACAGCCCCGCGGAGGGAGACAGGGGCCCTGATGGCGCGTATCAGAGCCGTGACGCGATTGGCCAGAATCGATCCACCAAACAAGCCGGAGGACGTCAGCCACTTACAGACAGGCGGCGACGGTAATAAACGAGATAGAACGTGATGGGGCAGCACGTTTGGAAGAGGCTACGCACACTCACGCGTCAAATCAGCGTTATGTGTATTTGTGGCTGGCCTGAAGCAGGTTTTATGCGGCGGTGCGAAGCCCAGGCTCCGGGTCACGGAAGGTTTACCATCTCCGAAGAGCTGCAGGATGGCCAGGTCCACCGATCTCTTCCAACCAGAGTCCTTCTGAATCGCGATGCCGTAGCCTGTGGTGGCGAAGATGTATCCGCTGCCGATGGTGACCAGCTTACAGCCTTCATCCCTGCCAGCCATGTAGTTGAGCACGGCTGCGTCGTATATGAAGGCGTCCAGCTTGCTGGAAAGCCGGCAGGAGTGTGTAGAATTAACCACGGACAACAGAACTCTACACGAATAGCTTCTGAATAATCTTCACTGCTTGGTTCTTAATTGGCCTGTGACCTATTGATGCCACACAGCCTGGATATCTGGACACCAGATGACCTCCTAATCAGTACTAGGGATCGCGCCTACAGGCATATCCAGGAGCAGCCTGCAATTCCTATCGTAGCCCTGCTCTCAGTCCCGCCTCCTGGGTCCCTGTAGCCACTCACCCGGTCTTTAGGCTGTACAGCGCCTCGTCCACGTTCTTCTGGTGGAACTTGACCATGTAGGTATGCATCTCTTTGTAATTGTTCCGGATGTTCCTCTCCGTGCTGCCGTTGGGGACCGTGCCGAAGCGGAAGGGCGGCGCATAGTCGTTCGGCCTCTGGAACTGCGGGCGTGCAGGGAGGTTAGGGCGGGAGTTAGTTAAAAAGGAGATATCGTGCATGGTGCCTCCCTAAGAGCTTTTGCAGAAAGCTGTTAGggataatggggggggggagtcacatGGCATACACAGGCAGCAGAAGCACCATGACGACAGGAGATGTTGCATCTGATGGCTGACACGCATGTACTGCTCAGTAACATGGCGTTAGGTTAATTATCTCTTTGCTGTCAGTCAAACAGACTCGGACTTCCTTCGTTCCAAATGTGCGAAATCACAGGGGGGAGGCACAGGTGTAGCAAAGTAACCAGCAAAGTGTAGCAAGCACTCGGAGAAGGCCGTCAGGGACAGCTGTACCTTTTTGTCGCTGAGCCCAGTCACTTGGTCCACGTACTCTTCCTGGATCATGAAGGCAGCCAGATTGGCCGTGTAGCTGGCCAGGAAGATGACGGCGAAGAAGGCCCAGACGGACACCATGATCTTGCTGGTGGTTCCCTTGGGGTTCTGAACGGGGACGGAGTTGTTGAACACCAGGCCCCAGAGCAGCCAGATGGCCTTGCCGATGGTGAATGACGGACCGCCCGGctctgggtggggagggggtcagGCAGGGAGAGCGAGGATTGAATCACGGCGTCGTGGTTACCGCATCGAGCTTACGTCACTGGCACCAAACCATGAAACAGCTGAATCAAGGGGGTTGTGGGGCCAGAATGGTGCACAATGGTCCAGTACCCATGATGCAACAcaaaataataacagtaatgacGCTTTAATCCCAGTGGGGAAATTCCCTTTTCATCtggctctccatgacacacagacatatacataGGTGAgagcagccacctgcagcagcacccATGTAGCTGGGGGTTTAGGGTCCACAGGCATGGCTATTCTGCTTAGGCCaggctcaaaccagcgaccttccgatcacaggcacagagccaAAGCTGAGCAAAATCAGCTTCAGAACAGAACAAGGAGCCTGTATTGCCACACAGGGAAACAAATGATAGACAATGGATTGCAGGACGACTTGCAGAGCAAACTATGGCCTGCAGGGCCAACCCCCCCGGACCCGTCCTTTAACTCTGAGGTGCCCCACCACTGAGCTCCGGCGGTCCCGCTGCGTTTAAGCGGAACGGGTCCTTCTGGAGGTTGGGAGGGAGCGCGAGGGCACAAGATAAACCAAGAGTTTGCACACCAGCTAATTAAGCTTTCTGTATTGTCCAGAGAGCACTTTTAATAACATGCACAACAGGCACGTCTGTTCAAAACCAGCATTCATTTAGAAGAGTGCTTCCCGACCCAGTCCTCGGgaacc
This genomic window from Paramormyrops kingsleyae isolate MSU_618 chromosome 22, PKINGS_0.4, whole genome shotgun sequence contains:
- the LOC111853219 gene encoding glutamate receptor ionotropic, NMDA 2B-like isoform X2, which encodes MPACHGRPSSASQDRRVFPRGSPHLSPHFFLLFLYVLSLATPGTCRRDKGGPGGQERGGPHYIPVAPPPPPPNKLAQGQSIAVVLVGNSSELALAEGREKDDFQHMPLPPNVELVTMNETDPKSIITRICDLMTKHWLQGVVFGDDTDQEAIAQILDFISAQTHIPILGIRGGSSMIMAAKDDNSMFFQFGPSIEQQASVMLNIMEEYDWYIFSIVTTYYPGNKDFVNKIRSTIDNSFVGWELEEVLLLDMSVDDGDSKIQNQLKKLQSPVILLYCTKEEATTIFGVAHSVGLTGYGYTWIVPSLVAGDADNVPTELPTGLISVSYDEWDYTLEARVRDGVAVIAMATSTMMLDRGPHTLLKSECHGAPDKKGTGNPNEVLRYLMNVTFEGRNLSFSEDGYQMHPKLVIILLDKERQWTRVGKWENGSLSMKYHVWPRFELYSDAEERQDDHLSIVTLEEAPFVIVEDVDPLSGTCMRNTVPCRKQLKFHNQTKESGIYIKRCCKGFCIDILKKIAKSVKFTYDLYLVTNGKHGKKINGTWNGMVGEVVVKNAHMAVGSLTINEERSEVIDFSVPFIETGISVMVSRSNGTVSPSAFLEPFSADVWVMMFVMLLLVSAVAVFVFEYFSPVGYNRCLADGREPGGPSFTIGKAIWLLWGLVFNNSVPVQNPKGTTSKIMVSVWAFFAVIFLASYTANLAAFMIQEEYVDQVTGLSDKKFQRPNDYAPPFRFGTVPNGSTERNIRNNYKEMHTYMVKFHQKNVDEALYSLKTGKLDAFIYDAAVLNYMAGRDEGCKLVTIGSGYIFATTGYGIAIQKDSGWKRSVDLAILQLFGDGEMEELEALWLTGICHHEKNEVMSSQLDIDNMAGVFYMLGAAMALSLITFICEHLFFWQLRFCFMGVCSGKPGITYSISREIYSCIHGVQIEETKSPMNSPSATMNNTHSNIMRLLRTAKNMASLSGVNGSPHSALDFIRRESSVYDISEHRRSLAGHSDCKPPYLAEDNMFSDYISEVERTFGNLQLKDSNLYQDHYLHHYPGSGSGLALGMSGPPPNRPHSLGSASSLEGGMFDCDSLGGGVAPIFTTQPRPSLTHRNNNKFDLIAGQTPSSGQGFKQGLADLYGKFSFKGAASSSGFIAGQDRYCGGGFGGGGDDGNIRSDVSDISTHTVTYGNLEGNAKKRKQYRDSLKKRPASAKSRRELDEIELGYRRRPHHSAHHHYHGSQAHRSASPPLFPLDRKSQRGTGGTGGNCSSYMFRDKEGLRDFYLDQFRPKEGVPQWEHVDLTDGPGGGGGGLVSGAGGCGAGGVAGAGGNCTSLVPVDDFMKGKGKKPDCKSGVVGGVNAGASGPQTVPGVTSGGLAGGDWECRNCRAGAGVKQMSLHGSGVSGGGVYSGGPGVGSCGTSVGGVVGGNSRPSSATCMRCEACKKTSNLYDISEDNNHLLEQLGGGMGGVGAGGVQSQTQAQRRKSGLGGKALRRQHSYDTFVDLQKEEAGGVGVMGGVGMGGMGAGGAGGMMPPPRSVSLKDKDRFAEGGSPYAHMFERHGGSERDHDRDPLFFGGERAKGGSPFGLFRGGEGGLHRRSVGERDSRDREREMMGGGGGGGGAYSLSQSLYPDKVNQNPFIPTFGDDQCLLHGAKSYYIKKQQQQQQQQQQQQLMKGSRSDFRGSMGVTSFLPASATAGVMANVAPRFPKELCLGGVGGGLGNHLGGPSNNKLLPSRDGLGLGQVQRSFNTSSNGHVYEKLSSIESDV
- the LOC111853219 gene encoding glutamate receptor ionotropic, NMDA 2B-like isoform X1, giving the protein MRSGLAVHKGLRLHSSVMPACHGRPSSASQDRRVFPRGSPHLSPHFFLLFLYVLSLATPGTCRRDKGGPGGQERGGPHYIPVAPPPPPPNKLAQGQSIAVVLVGNSSELALAEGREKDDFQHMPLPPNVELVTMNETDPKSIITRICDLMTKHWLQGVVFGDDTDQEAIAQILDFISAQTHIPILGIRGGSSMIMAAKDDNSMFFQFGPSIEQQASVMLNIMEEYDWYIFSIVTTYYPGNKDFVNKIRSTIDNSFVGWELEEVLLLDMSVDDGDSKIQNQLKKLQSPVILLYCTKEEATTIFGVAHSVGLTGYGYTWIVPSLVAGDADNVPTELPTGLISVSYDEWDYTLEARVRDGVAVIAMATSTMMLDRGPHTLLKSECHGAPDKKGTGNPNEVLRYLMNVTFEGRNLSFSEDGYQMHPKLVIILLDKERQWTRVGKWENGSLSMKYHVWPRFELYSDAEERQDDHLSIVTLEEAPFVIVEDVDPLSGTCMRNTVPCRKQLKFHNQTKESGIYIKRCCKGFCIDILKKIAKSVKFTYDLYLVTNGKHGKKINGTWNGMVGEVVVKNAHMAVGSLTINEERSEVIDFSVPFIETGISVMVSRSNGTVSPSAFLEPFSADVWVMMFVMLLLVSAVAVFVFEYFSPVGYNRCLADGREPGGPSFTIGKAIWLLWGLVFNNSVPVQNPKGTTSKIMVSVWAFFAVIFLASYTANLAAFMIQEEYVDQVTGLSDKKFQRPNDYAPPFRFGTVPNGSTERNIRNNYKEMHTYMVKFHQKNVDEALYSLKTGKLDAFIYDAAVLNYMAGRDEGCKLVTIGSGYIFATTGYGIAIQKDSGWKRSVDLAILQLFGDGEMEELEALWLTGICHHEKNEVMSSQLDIDNMAGVFYMLGAAMALSLITFICEHLFFWQLRFCFMGVCSGKPGITYSISREIYSCIHGVQIEETKSPMNSPSATMNNTHSNIMRLLRTAKNMASLSGVNGSPHSALDFIRRESSVYDISEHRRSLAGHSDCKPPYLAEDNMFSDYISEVERTFGNLQLKDSNLYQDHYLHHYPGSGSGLALGMSGPPPNRPHSLGSASSLEGGMFDCDSLGGGVAPIFTTQPRPSLTHRNNNKFDLIAGQTPSSGQGFKQGLADLYGKFSFKGAASSSGFIAGQDRYCGGGFGGGGDDGNIRSDVSDISTHTVTYGNLEGNAKKRKQYRDSLKKRPASAKSRRELDEIELGYRRRPHHSAHHHYHGSQAHRSASPPLFPLDRKSQRGTGGTGGNCSSYMFRDKEGLRDFYLDQFRPKEGVPQWEHVDLTDGPGGGGGGLVSGAGGCGAGGVAGAGGNCTSLVPVDDFMKGKGKKPDCKSGVVGGVNAGASGPQTVPGVTSGGLAGGDWECRNCRAGAGVKQMSLHGSGVSGGGVYSGGPGVGSCGTSVGGVVGGNSRPSSATCMRCEACKKTSNLYDISEDNNHLLEQLGGGMGGVGAGGVQSQTQAQRRKSGLGGKALRRQHSYDTFVDLQKEEAGGVGVMGGVGMGGMGAGGAGGMMPPPRSVSLKDKDRFAEGGSPYAHMFERHGGSERDHDRDPLFFGGERAKGGSPFGLFRGGEGGLHRRSVGERDSRDREREMMGGGGGGGGAYSLSQSLYPDKVNQNPFIPTFGDDQCLLHGAKSYYIKKQQQQQQQQQQQQLMKGSRSDFRGSMGVTSFLPASATAGVMANVAPRFPKELCLGGVGGGLGNHLGGPSNNKLLPSRDGLGLGQVQRSFNTSSNGHVYEKLSSIESDV